AACCCCACAGCCTAAGCCTCCCCTGAAAGGTTGGAGTAACATTCCTCTGTGGGATGGTCTGACCCGGAGGACGTGACGTAATCCTCTACTGTAAAGATCCGCTGCTTTGGAGTTTGGGGTCCTGGACCACGTGTGGTCCTCACCGGGCAGCCAGTGCTGCTTGGTCCACGGGGCTCAGTGGTTTAGGGGTCATTTCCTACCAGTTCTGAAAGACCTCTGGGAGTGGGGTGCGGCGGGGAGGCGGCTAGAGGCCACCCAGTCagggattcattcattcacccacccTGACAAAGGGATGGGATTGCGACTTTGACCTTTCCAGGTAAGATTGTATATGCAGTTGCCCAGATAGGATGACATTCACTTTATCTCAGAGGTCATCACATCACAAAGGTCGTGGTGGAAGATAACTACAGCTTGCCATCTGTTATCTTGGAATAGCCTGAGTCTATTGAAATATTGTGCTTTACACATTAACTTGTTAAATGTAAGTATTTAACATATgcagcaattttaatttttaaaatactgattgtCTCAAAAAAATGGAGGTGGCCGGGAAGCTCCAGACAACTTGGAGGCTCTGGGCTGTCAGGCACTCAGATTGGGCCTTGAGTGGCAGCTCTGCAGCCATTTGTGGGAGCCTGGGACCCACCTTTGAACCTTTCCCAAGCTGTTGAATTGGCTGTAAAACAGGAGTGAAACCACCAGCGGAACTAGGCTgttaggattaaataagacagACAGGAAAGCATTTTCTAAAGTTGTCTCCAAAGATGAAATGGCTTTTTATTGTGCAAGCCTAAGGCACACTTCTACAAATAGGAAccttctcattccttttttttgtccccacccccctttcttttttatacatCTCATTAAAACTTCTTTGAAAGAACATCTCGCTCACAGcaacatcctttaaaaaaaatatcaacaacaaaGTGCTGTCGATTTAAATGTCCCAATATTTATGCAAGACCAGTGCAAAACTTGATGGAATAAATATACCTCAGCATTCTTTCAAATAACTTGTTAGGTCAAATATTCTAGAATTTACTAGATGCCTCATTTCCAGACTTTTAGTTTGTCTCTATTGATAATGAAATTAAGCAGGtaagtactttgaaaattattcaaCTGGTCAACTATAAGACATCGTCAGTGATGTCTGGTATGTTTCATTCTTATTGTTTACACTGTTAACAGGTAAGTGAGCCAGTGCCATAGTTATAAGGGGATGGCTTCCAGATAATTTTACATGTATCGCATTGGTAGGTTAGGAAAGGAGATTCTGTTATACCAACCTACATATCTTTTACGATGTTATCCACAAAATAAAGGGGTGGAAGGAAGAGTTCTGAAGTCAACATGCACATAGAATCTCAGTGTTTTCCTAACTTGTTCTCCCTTGACAATCAAACaatgcattttgttgtttttgaacaCTGGAGAGAGAATAGCGCAGTGTGAGACAGGAGGAGCTAATGATGAGTACACCACTGGCAGCTGATTTGGGAAATGTAACGATGGATTCTGGATCTGGAGGAAAAGTGGAAGAGTGTCGTCATGGGAAATGAGGTGTGCACTCTTTTCATAACCATAGTACCTGTTCAAGAATCCTGGGAGTGGACACAACCGAGCACTGCTTGGTGCTTTTGCTAGAGAGAAAGGTTCTTCAGCTGGCTTCAACTCTGTATTTACTGCATTTCCCCTTCAACTAGTATATacctgacaattaggttcgcaaactcatcctagaaaaagtactacatacctcattgctgaatatcactgtggtcaccttcaaagtactccccttgggaagctatgcaccgatgccagtgccgtgtccacccttcaaagcaattttggaactctttttctggaatggccatcagagctgttgtcatattacccttgatggcctgaatgttcatgaaaatgtcttcctttcaatatttcctttatcttcgggtaaagaaaagtcattggggtccagatcaggtgagtagggagggagttccaatacagttatttgtttactggctaaaaactccctcacagacagtgccgtgtgagctggtgcattgtcgtgatgcaagagccgtgaattgttggtgaaaagttcaagtcatctaacttttccatgcagtcttttcagcacttccaaatagtcaacttggttaactgtttgtccagttggtacaaattcataaggaataatccctctgatatcaaaaaagttgaGCAACATTGTACAACAAGTTTGCGAAGTTAATCGTCCAACCTCATACAAGCAAATATGAAACggtataaagaaagtgaaaatcacCTTTCTTACCAATGAGGATTACTATgaacacatggaatattttatttcacttcccTATTTCatgagattatttttcaaaagagattacactttcatatcattttcaggtgtataatttcccccactgccatttttttcccatgaTTTTTAACGGCTGCATATTTTTCCATCAAGAGAATGTAGTGTAACTTAATCACTTTTTAGAGCCATTGCAATTTTTCATTAGAGAAAATGAACATCCTTACAGCGGATCTTTTGCTGAGACACCCTTCTATGCTAAATTGCTAAGATATTACCAGTACAGAAGTTATGAGCTTTGTAAAGGCTCTATTACCAAGTTTTCCAGAAAGGTTTCATCAACATGTCCTCCAATAGAATGTAAGAATGCCCTCTCACTAGTCTTTACTGgtatcattatatttaaataagagaaattatTCAATTATTAGGTGAAATGGCCAACATAGCTAAACCTATTTACCTTTCTTGAACTACTAGTCAAATTGAGCATCTTTCAAGTGATTCTGGatacttgtgtttttttctgagttGTTTGATCATATTATTTGcccattctcatttttttcttatcgATTTGTAAGATTTattcagggtttgtttttttttttcctcttcccttttggCAGTGTAATCAAGGCTTAATTTATCTGGCTAAATTCTCTAAACAATCTAGGTAAAATGGACGTTTTAATACCTAGTGGAGGTTTTAACAGGTTTTAATAGTAAACTATGAAGTTTTATTAAGaccttttttctctatttctctttcataGTAATAAAAAGAGCAATTCACTTCACATTAAAATGTAACAATACTGAATTCAAAAATAGAAACAGGAGCTCTTAGAATCGATCATTTATcacaaaatgaataatttcaatttttaaacatacaatcACTTTTCTTCATACTTAACTCAAAATGAGTAAACAGAATTTTATTCAAACTTTACAAATACCCTTTACAGTTAGCCTGAGATTAAGCATGAGAAAGTTCAACCTGAAATTAGACTTCATTGCCCTAACAGTTAAGCATCTGGAAATAAAGCTGAGGATGAATATGCACTTACCAAATATCATGAAAGCATTTCGATGATGTTTGACAATGAAGTGAcccaaactgaattttaatttgctCTGGTCTACATGATCTTCAGAGCCTAAAAGTACctattatttaatgataaaaaaagcCTCCAATGACAGATTTATCAAGGTGTGTCCAGATGTAGAATTTTAGTTCAACATTTCTATGGCTGCTGCTTTagactattattaaaaagaaacacaacctCCCCAAGCATTATTCAACACGTACTTGAAAACATGTAGCAGCATAATATACTTtattaagtttataaatattagtacctgtaataaaatataaaatgcagattctcccTTTTTCAAATATTAAGTCTCTGAATGCTTCATTCATCCTTTGGTTTCAAACCCATACAGTGCACTCATATTACATTGTAGATTTAGCAGTGAGACGGAACACTGTACATCTGTTAGGGGAAGAGGGGAGCTGTGGGAGTACGAAAGCACTACACTGTAGAAAGTAAACGCTGAAGCAAAAATACTTTCTGAATATATACTGTACATCATGTAAACAAACATTCATAATAAGAATCAACACAGgccaaaatattgttttttaggAAATCAGagtcttctttcatttaaatcCCACACACTGAAGATGctttttgttaagaaaaagaatggagcCTATTCCTGTATTTGCTTATGTGCTTAAATACCTCGGAAACAAGTAATTATTACATTCATTTGCTAACGGTTTGTCCTCTTAGTTGGCTGGCTGTTGCAAACAAGGAATACCTGCAGAACTATTTCAGTCcctgtttttcatttaatactaGCTAAGTAATATGTAATTAATTCATCTTTATCAGtccatattaataatataaatagattaaCTGAAGTAGTGAATTTCAAAATTTGTGCCAGGGAGACTAGTCGTTAATTATTTGTTTCCAGTAAGGCTAGTACCAAAATGTTTACTGCAAAGTCAGTCCAAGCTGAATCAAAGTCTGCAGTTAGGTGATTTTAACTCCTAATTACTGTGCAAATCCAGAATTTTCTATGTAATAGAGAGTGCTGGCAGCATCAAAGCCCTGTAATGACACAAGGAAATACCGATTTGGTTTTGAAATGCAAAGATACTATATGAAGAAATCTGAATGTCCTAAGATGGTATCCCAGCAATGGCTTCAGGATTTTCTTAATGAATCAGAAACTAAGAAAGGCAATTCATTAGTCAGTAATGTTCTGAGTCAAAAGCCTAAATTTGAAGCAAGAAATGATAAAGACATAAAACCAAAGATGCATTTTCTACTATGACCATACGCAAGAATTTCAAGCTTTATGTCAACATTCTGTACCAGCAGCCGCATCCTCTAAGGAAAAAGCTTAGTCATGACTGTCCATCCCTTTTCAAAGCTTCCAGTCTTTGAAGGAGTGCGTTTCCAAAGGCTTCCCGGTAGGCAGGGCTGATCGTATCCAACAGGGAGTAGACTGTTTCATGGTAGGGAGTCTGTAAATGATCATCCACCTGGTCAAAAGCATAACCTACCACCTGCAAGAGAAATTCCACAGTGAATTCAATAATTGGATTTCATCTTGGTATAGAAAGCAAAAACATAGGTCATTCTTTAAAGGCACTGTTTTTCAATCAATAGCtagaatatgcatatttttaatagCGTTAATACTTCAGCAATTTATAACATATGGGAAAAACACCTGCAAAATGCTGTCTTTATaacttttttctcaaaatttaaatGGTTTGATTTACCTCTCCTGGTCTTAAAAGGAATGTAAGatagagaaagaatttaaaaagctaCACAAAAACAGTGTTTCCTTTTCATAGTCTAAAACATGCTTCAATTTAATTCCACATACACTGAGTGTCTACTATACAAAGGCCCTTTACCAGATAATGTATTATTAGTCCATATTTTTATCACTATGTACTTGATTTGGGCTGTTTTTATAAAGAATTCTAGAAATTGTTTACAGCTTTAATCCTGCTTTATAATTAGTTATCTGAAAGGCCACTTTCATATGACTAATACAATACTTATCTAACAGGGCGGTGAGATAAAAGGGAACGttattctgtgtgtttttttgtttttttaaacgcAGTTAAACCTTTTCTGTCCGCCAAGATTATGAGACATGGTTCACCAGTACAGAGTAGGGCAAAATTGATTTAGTTTTTGTTGACTTGACTAAAGCTTGTGAATTCCCTATATAAACACAACATTTTTATGACGTCTATTCAAGCCACAGAAGATGCAAGTTGGAAATGGAAGTGCTGTTGTTACTGCTTTAATGAAAAGCAGAGGCAGACACTGAAGGAAGATGAGTCACACCTCTTCAGAACCAGGTTGCATCGCAGCACTTTCTACAATGTACAGCTGTCCTCCTTATCAGCAGGGGACATGTTCCGAGACCCCCAGTGGAAGCCTGAAACCATGAATAGTACCGAACcctgtatatactgttttttccctatacatacatacctctgagaaagtttaatttataaattactaaGAGGTTAACCATCACCAATAACAGGATAGAACACTGATAACAATACCCTGTAATAacagttatgtgaatgtggtctctctctctgataaccaaGAGGGAACTGACTAACGGGTGAGTTGTGTACAGCGGGGATCCAAAGGGGTGATTCATGTTCTGGGCAGCACGGAGCAAGACAGCCTAAGATTTCATCGCGCTATTCAGCAAGGCATGCATTTGGAAACATAcaaatggtttatttctggaattttccacttaacattttcagaccatggttggcTCCAGGTAACTGAAACTATGGAAAGCGAAACTGGACAAGCAGGACAACTGTATTACAATTCTGCTTGCCCCTCTCTTATTACTGTGAGATTGTCGCCTTTCTAGTGGACAGGGATCATGTCTTATTCGTGGTTTCATTTCCACTTCCTGACACAGGATAGACGCTCAGTGAATGTTAATAAATATCAAggctgaaaaaacaaacaaaccttttaGTACCTACATGCCAGGTTTTATAACTGACCTAGATCTTTTTGCTTACTTTATTCATATAATCACCCCCAAccctttttagttttttgttttttattttttttttaatctccaggGTATAGGTAAAGAACTAGGGACTCGATGGACTCACTCAAGATCACTCAAATTCATACGTAAGACTTGTGACTCTGATCAGAACCCTTCCTACCTCACCACAGCCACCTTAGAGTTAACAGATAATGTATTATTAGCATTAATCGATGTAGGATAGAATTAATTTACCTGGGGTCATTTGTACTTTTACTTTGCCTATTTAAGATCCACTCTAATGACTGTAAGCTTCGAATACAGATTCCGGGGTTTAGGAAGGCGTCCACAAAAATTAGTCAAGTCAGTGTTACACCCAAAGCTAAAGCAGCCACCTCCATGGCAGCCGCGAGGGAACTGAGAGCATGAGATGGCAGCCTTACGTTTGCTTCCGTGTAAGTGATCCTCTGACAAGGAACACACGGAACACGTGATTCCTACCCGTCCTAAGGAAACTGGACGTAGCGCAATGGAGATGTTCATGTGGTCGTTGAACGTAATATTATATGACATTCGCACTTCCTTAGGCCTTGCCCTCTGCCTTATCATATGATACCGTGCCACTTTTGGGGGAACTCCTCTCAACatatagagaaacagaaatgtcAGAGGTCTTTGACCAAGattgaatattaattaattattaaagttaaaactaaaatttgGAGTTTCTAATGACTACTCCTTTGTTCAGCAGGtcaaaatttttataatagtaagttttttgtttttttcccaatgaaaagTTGATCTCGGCTGATGCTTTCTATTATTCTTAACTCAGGATTCCGGTTTAAAGgatggaaggaagtcactatgccTAGAAAAGCTCGCATGTAGTAAAGAGCCAACAGGACACTCTTGGAAATTTGGAGACACAACTGTCTGCTGTGACTTAATTCTGATCTATTAGCTAGAGAACAGTGgagtaaaatatgttttatagaaGAGATATTTATTATAAGAGGTGGAAAAAGATCCTCTCAATATAACGATTGCAAAACCCATCCAACGTAGACAATGCATAATTATGGTGGACATATTTAGCTATAggtaagaaataaattaattttggggGAGATGATTAGAACAAAGTAACACTCTACAaatcaaatgtttttctctttttttaaaaaaattccatttcccCATGTTGACCGAAAGACTTTAGGTTTATTAAAAATTCCTAGGAAAAAAAcgttttccttaaaaatatcttGGAAGCTACTGAGTGCTGAGTTCTCATTTAACATTCTTTCCTACTCCCCAGCCTCTCTCTGATAAAATGGTGACGATATGAACACATGTCTTTCAAAAAAGCAGAGGGACTTACCCTGAGCCCTGCTTCAGTGAGCTCCAGGCAGTATCTGTTCCTTTCTCTGGTCTCCACGTTGATGTAGGCCACGTCGTCTGCACAGCGCAGGGTTTTCGAGACAAACATGTTGTTAACAGCAAAGAGAACATCATTTACAACTGCTTCTGCTTCTAGCTTCATGTCTTTCATGTCAGTTCCTTCATAACCATTGAGCTCAGCATCTTCTTCAAATCCTGACATACCGCTTAGCTCCATGGGATTACAGTCTGTTTCCATTCTgcaaaaaaggagacagaaaacttGCTCACAGAAAGACATTCCCAATGTCAGTGTTTCATTAAAAGTAGCTATGCCTGGCATCTGCTACTTTGTAGGAAACATTAGCTAGCGGATACTTTTAgggaaaatattgtttaaaaccATTTCCAGTCGTTTTTTACAGCAAAATTATAGacacatagatttaaaaaaaaaaaaatccctgttctCCACTTCTCCCCAAAAGGTTAATTCCTATGCTGATAAGAATTGAGAATGTTAGTTTTTAGCTATTTCAAACAATGCCTCAGTAAAAATCTTGGTACatcctactttttaaatgtaaaattgtttttctagGATAGATATTTAGAactggaattgctgagtcaaaatACATGCTCATTTCAACTTTCAATAGATACCACAGATTCACCCTTCAAAAAAGGCTGTATGATTTAAACTCTCCCAATAGAATATGAGGGACTGTACTCTTTCCCACCACACTCTccaatactttttaatatttgccaATTTGAGAGGCAAAGAATGCTGTCCTCAGCCACTGATCCCACCTTAGAGAAACAGAATTAGAAATCTCTGGGAGATTTTCAGATCTTCTGGGTGATTATACTATACAGTCACTCTAAATTACCAGGAAAAATCATAAGGAGCAAGAGTTCCTACAGCTGCATGTCATTTGCACATTACAAAAGTCAAAACTGTTTGCTAAAAGCAATTTATGATAACCTAtgtaaagctattttaaaaaattacatagcAAACGTACAAATATATTCTTCCAGTCCTAGTTCAACTAATGATATGTTTTAAAGATCATTTATCTAGCTTCCCACAGCACTTTACAGAATTAGTTACTCCTAACAAGTTAATTAATTTACCAATTATTGCTGGTGCAATTTGTTAAATATCTGAAATCTAACATCGATTTACTACATACgaatgtgaaaatatttgattttctaaaaatttctacCTTACTCTAAAAATAATCATACTCCTGTATACTTGGTTTCATGTATAAAAACGAGCCCAGTTTTACTTTTATGGAGTCAGTCTGAAGACTTTGAAATGTGACTGCTCACTATAAATCTCTTAACATCATGGATACCAAACATCTTTTTTGACTTAAGTAATCAAGTACACCTCAATTAGGGGTGTCacaaataataatcattaatCTGAGgcccactggggaaaaaaaatcattacatgaAAAAGATGTTTATATGAGGCAGCGTGacaatatataaagttttaaagcaAGAGTCTAATTCATTGTAATGAAGACCTTAATGATGGAGAAAGATGAAGAATCCAATACTAGAATGGAGAAATCCTCCCAGGTCGGAAAAGTCGGTCATCAAGCTGCTGTGTAATATTTAGCACCAAAgggcaaaaaagagaaagacccCTTTCCTAAGACTGAATGTCTAGaagatgttttctaaaatatctttgaatGACATGTAAAATAGCAGACATTAAGAACTTTTGATAatgatacatataaataaaaaatgatagacTTTATTATTGAAGCACTACACAAGTTGATAACATTTTAAGCTCTTATTGTTGTAAGGTACTATaacaatttttcttctgttgGCTGTCTCAGGGTCTTATTTATCAATAGCCTTTCCTAATAGCACCCAGGTTTTCAAAGGGGAATCGTAACGACCCCTTCTGCAAATGAGTAAAGTAAGCAAGCGATTTGGGTGAGACTGACCCCGACCTCAGTTACAGACTGTCCTAAGCTGATCAACACGCGAACTTCTCCCCAGTCACTTTCACCCAGAACAGAGTACAGAGCCCCAGGTGTTCCCGGCCACCATCTTGAGATGGGGGAAACTAGCGCAAGAATGATGCTGACAATGAGAAAAGTATGGAACCAAAAAAGTCACTGAGAACTGGAGCCAGAGACCTGATGGCTGCCCCTGCTTTGCACTGTTCAGTTATTGGAGCCAATATATTCCCATTATTTTACTGGCAACTGAAAGTATCCTAACTGATTTAGGAGACTACCAGAAACGAAAAGCAAAGATTGATTTAGCTCTTTAAGAGCTTTAGAGAAGAGGCTGGAAATACAGAACCCTGATACTTTTGTGCCTGTCCTATAGAAAGTGCTTATAAAGGTTTTATAGAATTTGAACATCAATATGTGTTTATTAGTTTCATATTGTAGCTGTAACAAATTAtaacaaacttagtggcttaatacaacacaaatttattttcttacaattctggaggtgagaaattcttacaattctggaggtgtcagcagggctgagtTCCTTCTGGGGGCTTCAGGggagaatttgtttccttgccttttctagcttctagaggccacctgcattccttggcttgtggtccattcctccaccttcaaagcacatcactccaacctctggtTCTGCGCTCACATCTCCTCTTTCTGACTCTTGACACCTGTACTTCTTTTATGAGGACACTT
The nucleotide sequence above comes from Rhinolophus ferrumequinum isolate MPI-CBG mRhiFer1 chromosome 6, mRhiFer1_v1.p, whole genome shotgun sequence. Encoded proteins:
- the GSKIP gene encoding GSK3B-interacting protein, producing METDCNPMELSGMSGFEEDAELNGYEGTDMKDMKLEAEAVVNDVLFAVNNMFVSKTLRCADDVAYINVETRERNRYCLELTEAGLRVVGYAFDQVDDHLQTPYHETVYSLLDTISPAYREAFGNALLQRLEALKRDGQS